In Streptomyces sp. NBC_00569, a single genomic region encodes these proteins:
- a CDS encoding flavin reductase family protein: MTQMLAPPSPAALRACMARFATGVTVVTYAGEDGPRGATMNSFTSVSAEPPLVLVSVARRARCHDQLLDRPFCVNILGAEQEPLARQFAGAREAAEPRWADGTSVPRLANPLAWVECEPWRTYDGGDHTLVLGRVTDLGHRDGDALTYAWSRFGAATESTDGFEYLI, from the coding sequence ATGACACAGATGCTTGCCCCGCCCAGCCCGGCGGCCCTTCGTGCCTGCATGGCCCGGTTCGCCACCGGTGTCACCGTCGTGACGTACGCGGGCGAAGACGGCCCGCGCGGCGCGACGATGAACTCCTTCACCTCCGTCTCCGCGGAGCCCCCACTTGTCCTCGTCAGTGTCGCCCGTCGCGCTCGCTGCCACGACCAGCTGCTCGACCGCCCCTTCTGTGTGAACATCCTGGGGGCCGAACAGGAGCCGCTGGCGCGGCAGTTCGCCGGGGCGCGCGAGGCGGCCGAGCCGCGCTGGGCCGACGGAACCTCCGTCCCGCGCCTGGCGAACCCCCTCGCCTGGGTGGAATGCGAGCCCTGGCGCACGTACGACGGCGGCGATCACACCCTCGTCCTGGGCCGCGTCACGGACCTCGGCCATCGCGACGGCGACGCACTCACCTACGCCTGGAGCCGGTTCGGCGCGGCGACCGAGTCGACCGACGGCTTCGAATACCTCATCTGA